A genomic segment from Desulfurella amilsii encodes:
- the nifJ gene encoding pyruvate:ferredoxin (flavodoxin) oxidoreductase codes for MPKAIKSMDGNTAAAHVAYAFTEVATIYPITPSSNMAEAVDAWAAEGRKNIFGQTVKVLEMQSEAGASGAVHGSLAGGALTSTFTASQGLLLMLPNMYKIAGELLPGVFHVAARTVATHALSIFGDHSDVMAARQTGFSLLSSGSVQEAMDLAAVAHLSAIKARMPFLHFFDGFRTSHEIQKIDVLDYEDLAKLIDWKAIERFKKNSLNPERPKIIGTAQNPDIFFQTRESANKFYEAVPDIVASYMNEINKLTGRNYKPFNYYGDPNAENIIIAMGSVEETIEEVVDYLNAKGEKVGLIKVRLYRPFSPKYFFEVLPKSVKKIALLDRTKEPGALGEPLYEDVKTLFYDVQNAPLIVGGRYGLSSKDTTPSQILSVFKNLKSDKPKDHFTIGIIDDVTHLSLPIDEEINTSDKDTVCCKFWGFGSDGTVGANKDAIKIIGDNTDMYAQGYFAYDSRKSGGVTVSHLRFGKKPIRSTYLIDQADYIACHKQSYVYLYDVLSGLKKNSTFVLNTIWDESELDKHLPNTMKRYIAQNNINFYIINATKIAKEIGLGTRINMIMQSAFFKLANIIPIETATKLLKEAIVHSYGKQGDKVINMNYQAVDRGIDSIVKVNVPENWKNVSVEEEKKDENRPEFIKNVVDVMNRLEGDKLPVSTFVGRENGEFPSGTAAYEKRGIAIDVPEWVPENCIQCNFCSYVCPHAAIRPFLLNEEEVNIKPADFVTKRAIGKEVKGYEYRIQVSVLDCTGCGSCAEVCPTPKKSLIMKPIETQAKDIDNWNFAIEKISEKAIPTDTVKNSQFARPLLEFSGACAGCGETPYDKLVTQLFGDRMIIATATGCSSIWGASAPSTPYCANSQGKGPAWGNSLFEDNAEYSLGIALSVKQQREALSQVIEKIVVSDMEEASKAPFKKWLDNMNDPRITKEAALEIGACIANKNKYPSNVQDLLTLVEKSQDMLIKKSIWAFGGDGWAYDIGYGGIDHVIASGEDVNILVVDTEVYSNTGGQSSKATPAAAIAQFAAAGKRTKKKDLGLMATTYGYVYVAQIAMGADYNQTLKAMQEAESYHGPSLIIAYAPCIAHGIKTGMATTQEQLKKAVEAGYWHLYRYNPLLKKEGKNPFILDSKEPDLSKFKEFLLSEVRFSALKRTFPDKAEGLFEKAKEDAQERYENYKRMASYQY; via the coding sequence ATGCCAAAAGCAATAAAAAGTATGGATGGCAATACTGCCGCTGCGCATGTGGCGTACGCTTTTACAGAGGTAGCCACAATTTACCCCATTACGCCATCATCAAACATGGCAGAAGCAGTTGACGCATGGGCTGCTGAAGGTAGAAAGAATATTTTTGGCCAAACGGTAAAAGTATTAGAAATGCAATCAGAAGCGGGGGCATCTGGCGCTGTGCACGGAAGCCTTGCAGGTGGTGCACTTACTTCTACATTTACTGCATCTCAAGGTTTACTTTTAATGCTTCCAAATATGTACAAAATTGCTGGTGAGTTACTGCCTGGTGTATTTCATGTTGCGGCAAGAACAGTGGCAACACACGCACTTTCTATATTTGGAGATCACTCAGATGTAATGGCTGCAAGACAAACGGGTTTTAGCCTTTTATCATCTGGTAGCGTTCAAGAAGCTATGGATTTAGCAGCTGTTGCTCACCTAAGTGCCATTAAAGCTAGAATGCCTTTCTTGCATTTTTTTGACGGGTTTAGGACTTCTCACGAAATACAAAAAATAGACGTGCTAGACTATGAAGATCTGGCAAAACTTATTGACTGGAAAGCAATTGAGCGCTTTAAGAAAAACTCTCTAAATCCAGAACGTCCAAAAATTATAGGCACCGCACAAAACCCTGATATATTTTTTCAAACAAGGGAATCTGCCAATAAATTCTATGAAGCTGTACCAGACATTGTGGCTTCATACATGAATGAAATAAATAAACTAACAGGCAGAAATTATAAACCATTTAATTACTATGGCGACCCAAACGCAGAAAATATCATTATAGCTATGGGTTCAGTTGAAGAAACAATCGAAGAGGTGGTTGATTACCTAAATGCAAAAGGTGAAAAGGTTGGGTTAATTAAAGTAAGGCTATATAGACCATTTTCACCAAAATATTTCTTTGAGGTGCTACCAAAAAGCGTTAAAAAAATAGCCTTGCTTGATAGAACAAAAGAGCCTGGAGCCTTAGGTGAGCCACTTTACGAAGATGTTAAAACGCTGTTTTACGACGTGCAAAACGCTCCATTAATAGTAGGCGGTAGATATGGCTTAAGCTCTAAAGATACCACGCCATCTCAAATATTATCTGTATTTAAAAACCTTAAATCAGATAAGCCAAAAGACCACTTTACGATCGGCATAATTGACGATGTGACACATCTGTCGTTGCCCATAGATGAAGAAATAAACACCTCAGATAAAGATACTGTATGCTGCAAATTCTGGGGATTTGGCTCAGACGGTACAGTAGGCGCAAACAAAGACGCTATTAAAATTATAGGCGACAATACAGATATGTACGCGCAAGGCTACTTTGCCTACGATTCCAGAAAAAGTGGTGGCGTAACTGTTTCTCACTTGAGGTTTGGCAAAAAACCCATTAGGTCAACTTACTTAATAGATCAGGCAGACTACATTGCCTGCCATAAACAATCTTATGTATACTTATACGATGTGCTCTCTGGTTTAAAGAAAAATAGCACATTTGTTTTAAATACCATTTGGGACGAATCAGAGCTCGATAAACACTTACCAAATACAATGAAGCGCTATATAGCGCAAAACAATATTAATTTCTATATCATTAATGCTACTAAAATCGCCAAAGAAATAGGACTTGGCACACGTATAAATATGATTATGCAATCAGCATTTTTCAAACTGGCAAACATTATACCAATTGAAACTGCGACAAAATTGCTCAAAGAAGCCATTGTCCACTCTTATGGTAAACAAGGCGATAAAGTCATAAATATGAACTATCAGGCAGTAGATAGAGGTATTGATTCAATTGTAAAAGTAAATGTTCCAGAAAACTGGAAAAATGTCTCAGTAGAAGAAGAAAAGAAAGATGAAAACCGCCCAGAATTTATAAAAAATGTAGTAGATGTAATGAATAGGTTAGAAGGTGACAAACTGCCTGTTTCCACTTTTGTGGGCAGGGAAAACGGTGAGTTCCCATCGGGTACTGCCGCTTACGAAAAACGTGGGATCGCTATTGATGTGCCAGAATGGGTACCAGAAAATTGTATTCAGTGTAATTTTTGCTCGTACGTATGCCCGCATGCTGCAATTAGACCATTTTTGTTAAACGAAGAAGAAGTAAATATTAAGCCGGCTGATTTTGTTACAAAAAGAGCAATAGGTAAAGAAGTAAAAGGCTATGAGTACAGAATACAGGTATCTGTGCTTGATTGTACAGGCTGTGGCAGTTGTGCAGAAGTATGCCCCACACCTAAAAAATCACTTATTATGAAACCTATAGAAACTCAAGCTAAAGACATAGATAATTGGAACTTTGCAATTGAAAAAATTTCCGAAAAAGCAATACCAACAGACACAGTTAAAAACAGCCAGTTTGCAAGACCTCTCTTAGAATTTTCAGGTGCTTGTGCAGGTTGCGGTGAAACACCTTACGACAAATTAGTAACACAGCTTTTTGGTGATAGAATGATCATAGCAACAGCCACTGGATGTTCTTCTATCTGGGGTGCTTCTGCTCCATCTACGCCATACTGTGCTAACTCTCAAGGCAAAGGGCCAGCGTGGGGCAACTCTTTATTTGAAGATAACGCAGAGTATAGTTTGGGTATTGCTCTATCTGTTAAGCAACAAAGAGAGGCTTTGAGTCAAGTTATCGAAAAGATAGTAGTAAGCGATATGGAAGAAGCTTCAAAAGCACCATTTAAAAAATGGCTTGACAATATGAACGATCCTAGAATAACAAAAGAAGCAGCCCTTGAGATAGGCGCATGTATAGCAAATAAAAACAAGTATCCCTCAAATGTTCAAGATTTGCTTACCTTAGTAGAAAAAAGTCAGGATATGCTGATTAAGAAATCCATCTGGGCATTTGGCGGTGATGGTTGGGCATACGATATAGGCTACGGCGGTATAGACCATGTAATAGCTTCTGGTGAAGATGTAAATATACTTGTAGTTGATACTGAGGTTTATTCAAATACAGGGGGCCAATCATCTAAAGCAACACCAGCGGCTGCAATTGCTCAATTTGCCGCAGCAGGAAAACGCACAAAGAAAAAGGACTTAGGCTTGATGGCTACAACTTATGGCTATGTGTATGTTGCCCAAATTGCAATGGGCGCAGATTACAACCAAACACTAAAAGCCATGCAAGAAGCAGAAAGCTACCATGGTCCATCGTTAATCATAGCTTATGCTCCATGTATAGCCCACGGCATAAAAACAGGTATGGCAACAACTCAAGAACAGCTAAAGAAAGCGGTTGAAGCTGGCTACTGGCACCTTTATAGGTACAACCCACTACTCAAAAAAGAGGGTAAAAACCCATTTATATTAGACTCAAAAGAGCCAGATTTGTCTAAGTTTAAAGAATTTCTGCTTAGCGAAGTAAGATTTTCTGCCCTGAAGCGCACATTCCCTGACAAAGCAGAAGGACTATTTGAAAAAGCCAAAGAAGACGCACAGGAGCGATACGAAAACTACAAACGCATGGCTTCATACCAGTATTAA
- a CDS encoding NAD(P)H-dependent glycerol-3-phosphate dehydrogenase — protein MYEICVYGAGSWGTAVANLLAKKKFNVCLCARDEKLVLRLRETHHNNKYLKDIHLSQNLVFDTPKNAQMGIFAVPVKYLRDFIEHFSIKVDAALSLSKGIEDETFLPPSGILFQTLGITKEQFAVLSGPNFALEVALELPTASVVASSNRNLAKKLQNMFNTHYFRVYTSSDYIGVEYLGALKNILAIACGISDGLNLGQNARAALITRGLAEILRTYKYFGGKSKTMLSLAGIGDIVLTATGNLSRNRILGLKLAQGLSIDEILNQLNGVPEGLNTVMAVFRLSQKYSIETPIINEVYNIIVNKKDPFESISILMNRPLKSE, from the coding sequence ATGTATGAAATTTGTGTTTATGGCGCTGGCAGTTGGGGTACAGCTGTTGCTAATTTACTTGCAAAGAAAAAATTTAACGTGTGCCTGTGCGCGCGGGATGAAAAGTTAGTTTTGCGCTTGCGGGAAACTCATCACAATAACAAATACCTTAAAGACATACATTTGTCCCAAAATTTAGTTTTTGATACGCCCAAAAATGCTCAAATGGGTATTTTTGCTGTGCCTGTAAAATACCTGCGCGATTTTATAGAGCATTTTTCTATCAAGGTGGATGCTGCATTAAGTTTAAGTAAAGGCATAGAAGATGAAACATTTTTACCCCCATCTGGGATATTGTTTCAAACATTGGGCATTACAAAAGAGCAATTTGCTGTATTATCTGGGCCTAATTTTGCATTGGAAGTTGCTTTAGAACTGCCAACGGCATCGGTTGTGGCTTCATCAAACAGAAATTTAGCCAAAAAGCTTCAAAATATGTTTAATACGCATTATTTTAGGGTTTATACCTCATCTGACTACATAGGTGTAGAGTACTTAGGTGCGCTTAAAAATATCCTTGCAATTGCCTGCGGTATAAGTGACGGCTTAAATCTAGGTCAAAATGCAAGGGCTGCGTTGATTACAAGGGGTCTTGCAGAAATTTTGCGAACATATAAATATTTTGGTGGCAAAAGCAAAACAATGCTGAGTCTTGCTGGGATTGGTGATATCGTCCTTACTGCAACGGGTAATTTAAGCAGAAATCGCATTTTGGGTTTAAAGTTAGCTCAAGGTTTGTCAATCGATGAAATTTTAAATCAATTAAACGGCGTCCCTGAGGGTTTAAATACCGTTATGGCAGTTTTTAGATTATCACAAAAATACTCTATAGAAACACCCATAATAAATGAGGTTTACAATATTATTGTAAATAAAAAAGACCCATTTGAGTCAATAAGCATCCTGATGAACAGGCCACTTAAGTCAGAGTAA
- the tyrS gene encoding tyrosine--tRNA ligase produces MDVEKLANKQFEQIKRGSIEIIEEDELKEKIKESIQTGKPLKIKAGFDPTAKDLHLGHTVLIQKLKHFQDLGHEVYFLIGDFTATIGDPTGKTQTRPALSKEEIEENAKTYKEQVFKILDKDKTKIVYNSTWCNKLTAAGLIELAGHMSVARMLERDDFEKRYKSGKPISIKEFLYPLIQGYDSVALQADVELGGSDQKFNLLVGRMLQAKFNQRPQSILMMPILEGTDGKNKMSKSLGNYIGLNENPNDMYGKVMSISDELMFRYYELLSNKSIQEIEDYKKQIQENKLNPKIVKEQLALEIVERFWPGEAQKAKETFDALTHKTIPDSIDQISVKIDTPTIWICHLIKNIGFSDSTSKVKRLIEQKGVYINDKVLEDSLLQVNKGDSFVLKVGKKLIAKITIS; encoded by the coding sequence ATGGATGTTGAAAAGTTAGCAAACAAACAGTTTGAACAAATCAAACGAGGCAGTATAGAAATAATAGAAGAAGACGAATTAAAAGAAAAGATAAAAGAATCAATTCAAACAGGCAAACCGCTAAAAATTAAAGCAGGGTTTGATCCTACGGCAAAAGACTTGCATCTTGGCCATACGGTGCTTATACAAAAACTTAAACACTTCCAGGACTTAGGTCACGAGGTTTATTTTTTGATAGGTGATTTTACTGCTACAATAGGAGATCCCACAGGTAAAACACAAACGCGCCCGGCACTGTCAAAAGAAGAGATTGAAGAAAACGCAAAGACATATAAAGAGCAAGTATTTAAAATTTTAGACAAAGATAAAACAAAGATTGTATATAATTCCACATGGTGCAATAAGCTAACTGCGGCTGGTTTAATTGAGCTTGCAGGACACATGAGTGTTGCTAGAATGCTTGAGCGCGATGATTTTGAAAAAAGGTACAAAAGCGGCAAACCTATATCCATAAAAGAATTTTTATACCCATTGATTCAGGGGTATGATTCAGTAGCACTGCAAGCCGATGTAGAGCTTGGCGGTAGTGACCAAAAGTTTAACCTATTGGTTGGAAGAATGCTTCAAGCAAAATTTAACCAAAGACCTCAAAGTATCCTTATGATGCCTATACTTGAAGGTACAGATGGAAAAAATAAAATGAGCAAATCTTTGGGTAACTACATTGGATTAAACGAAAACCCAAACGACATGTACGGTAAAGTGATGTCTATCTCAGATGAGCTTATGTTTAGATACTACGAACTATTGTCAAACAAAAGTATTCAAGAGATTGAGGATTATAAAAAGCAGATACAAGAGAACAAACTAAACCCCAAAATCGTAAAAGAACAGTTAGCGCTAGAGATTGTAGAGCGATTTTGGCCAGGTGAAGCACAAAAAGCCAAAGAAACATTCGATGCACTAACGCATAAAACAATACCCGACTCAATTGACCAGATAAGTGTAAAAATTGATACGCCTACAATTTGGATATGTCACTTGATTAAAAACATAGGCTTTAGCGATTCAACAAGCAAAGTCAAGCGCTTAATTGAACAAAAAGGCGTATATATAAACGATAAGGTATTGGAAGATAGTTTACTGCAGGTTAATAAAGGCGATAGTTTTGTATTGAAAGTGGGCAAAAAATTAATAGCAAAAATTACTATTAGCTAG
- a CDS encoding type III pantothenate kinase produces MLLTIDVGNTTTGFGIFEGKTLVHTFRISTINRTDDEITVLLYDLFKINSLSFNIEGAIISSVVPYLTQKIISAIKKIFKVQTKEVGSGLKTGVKILYDNPKEVGADRIVNALAAYEKCGQSTIVVDFGTATTFDCVSSKCEYLGGVIAPGVNISMECLREHTAKLPKISLEKPMHLIGKNTIESMRSGIYFGYVEMVEGIIDRLKLEMKNPTVVFTGGDAEMFIKEIKHIDYFEPNLTFYGLESIYCKNV; encoded by the coding sequence ATGCTTTTAACTATTGATGTAGGGAACACTACAACGGGTTTTGGTATCTTTGAAGGAAAAACCTTGGTGCACACATTCCGTATAAGCACAATAAACAGGACAGACGACGAAATAACCGTTTTGCTTTACGATTTGTTTAAGATTAATAGTTTAAGTTTTAATATAGAAGGCGCGATTATCAGCTCGGTTGTGCCTTATTTAACGCAAAAAATTATTAGCGCTATTAAAAAAATCTTTAAAGTGCAAACAAAAGAAGTGGGCTCAGGCTTAAAAACTGGTGTAAAAATTCTTTACGATAACCCCAAAGAAGTTGGTGCAGACAGAATCGTAAATGCGCTGGCAGCTTATGAAAAATGCGGGCAAAGTACTATAGTGGTTGATTTTGGGACAGCTACCACATTTGACTGCGTAAGCTCAAAGTGCGAGTATTTAGGCGGTGTTATTGCACCTGGTGTAAACATATCTATGGAGTGTTTAAGAGAACATACAGCAAAATTGCCAAAAATTAGCTTAGAAAAGCCTATGCACCTTATTGGCAAAAACACTATAGAAAGTATGCGCAGCGGTATATATTTCGGATACGTTGAAATGGTTGAAGGTATTATTGATAGGCTGAAGCTCGAGATGAAAAACCCTACGGTTGTATTTACTGGCGGGGATGCAGAAATGTTTATTAAAGAAATTAAGCATATAGATTATTTTGAGCCAAATTTGACTTTTTATGGACTAGAGAGTATTTACTGTAAAAATGTATGA
- a CDS encoding ExbD/TolR family protein translates to MKYAKQKSMFANINITPLVDVMLVLLVIFMVATPMIVKGMKVNLPRTHSGSANIAKKDIIITITKNDRLYIGKHLSTFTEVSQFLKENPKAQIIIEADKTVAYSMVAKIIDIAKTDGIQKIALATRNKPSSKNNLF, encoded by the coding sequence ATGAAGTATGCTAAGCAAAAAAGCATGTTTGCCAATATTAATATAACGCCTTTAGTCGATGTAATGCTTGTTTTGCTCGTAATTTTTATGGTAGCTACTCCCATGATTGTTAAAGGCATGAAAGTGAATCTACCGCGAACTCATTCTGGCAGCGCAAATATTGCAAAAAAAGATATAATCATAACAATAACAAAAAATGACAGACTATATATTGGCAAACACTTATCAACTTTTACAGAAGTTAGCCAATTTCTTAAAGAAAACCCAAAAGCACAAATAATAATAGAAGCAGATAAAACGGTAGCATATAGTATGGTTGCTAAAATAATTGATATTGCAAAAACAGATGGTATACAAAAAATAGCTCTTGCAACACGCAACAAACCCAGCTCAAAAAATAATTTATTTTAA
- a CDS encoding YihY/virulence factor BrkB family protein has protein sequence MKIILKSFLDFAKNNGFIIASSLSFYFILSLAPFLLFLSSIFIFLISSYTQYYDVVVQKIALIFPPMFKSMILNIIQPLIYEKISYFSLALYAATSLSYFYILDAYINKIFKINRRRPIFELLFIYMILIAIVMVLSVAYLAGVFAPIEVVRKYLMNVFKFGVLYDFFGTYIIPFLSLFIVSLLLYLILPRSKVKLRNALKGAFFFALVLEVLKRLFIIYVVSISRLNIIYGTFWGYIAFLIWVYALFCTFLIGAYIVHNLENKNLK, from the coding sequence ATGAAGATTATTTTGAAAAGTTTTTTAGATTTTGCCAAAAATAATGGTTTTATCATTGCATCATCGTTGTCATTTTACTTTATACTCTCACTTGCACCTTTTTTGCTTTTTTTGAGTTCTATATTTATTTTTCTTATATCGAGTTATACTCAGTATTACGATGTTGTTGTTCAAAAAATAGCACTTATTTTTCCTCCAATGTTTAAAAGTATGATATTAAATATAATACAGCCTCTAATTTATGAAAAAATAAGCTATTTTAGTCTAGCTTTGTATGCTGCTACTTCACTTTCGTATTTTTACATACTAGATGCTTATATAAATAAAATTTTCAAGATTAATAGAAGAAGGCCTATTTTTGAACTACTTTTTATCTATATGATACTGATTGCTATTGTAATGGTGCTATCAGTTGCCTATTTAGCAGGTGTATTTGCGCCTATCGAAGTTGTGAGAAAATATTTAATGAATGTGTTTAAATTCGGTGTTTTGTACGATTTTTTTGGAACATACATAATACCTTTTTTATCATTGTTTATTGTATCTTTGCTGCTATACCTGATATTGCCTCGCAGCAAAGTAAAGCTAAGGAACGCACTCAAAGGCGCCTTTTTCTTTGCTCTAGTGCTTGAAGTTTTAAAGAGACTGTTTATCATTTATGTCGTTAGTATTTCTAGGCTTAACATCATATATGGTACTTTCTGGGGATATATTGCTTTTTTAATTTGGGTGTATGCTCTTTTTTGTACTTTTTTGATAGGAGCTTATATTGTGCATAATTTGGAAAATAAAAATTTAAAATAA
- a CDS encoding vitamin B12-dependent ribonucleotide reductase gives MSFSENAITVLKSRYLKKNGLGEVIETPDEMLQRVAKHIAQTEKDFDYWYEKFYEFMASLKFLPNTPTLVNAGNPLGQLSACFVLPVGDSMEEIFEAVKQTAIIHKTGGGTGFSFSRLRPKGEVVQSTKGVASGPVSFMKVFDCATESVKQGGVRRGANMGILRVDHPDIMEFIHCKEKEGEISNFNISVAITDDFLEKLANDEEYDLINPHTKKSVGKLKASLVWDEVATNAWKNGEPGLVFIDRINRLHQIKGVEIEATNPCGEQPLLPYESCNLGSINLSKFVKDGAVEWEDLKETVHTAVRFLDNVIDVNNYPIDQIKNETLKNRKIGLGIMGFADMLVDLNVAYNSQEGINIASKLMDFIQSQSHIASSDLAQKRGCFPAWEESIYKDQNILMRNATTTTIAPTGTISMIADCASGIEPYFTLAYHKQVLDGKKLKYVNERLLDRLQSSGINVEDFLEELIANGGRLKGLNVPKSLEDLNEVFVTSMDMDYTAHIDMQAAFQAYTDNAVSKTINMPNSASVDDVKQAYLYSIKKGLKGLTIYRDGSRNVQVLVSASNKSQSQSIKRGNILKGITEKLKTSRGSLYVTVNTLDGKPIEVFANIGKSGGDISALSEAIGRLISIALQNGVDVEKIVGTLINITGAQPIWNEGRLIKSVPDAIAQVLKDHFLDKKVEKNYEECPECGGVLEEVEGCAVCKNCGYSRCS, from the coding sequence ATGAGTTTTAGTGAAAATGCCATCACTGTATTAAAATCGCGCTACCTTAAAAAAAATGGGCTTGGCGAAGTTATAGAAACTCCCGATGAAATGCTGCAGAGAGTAGCTAAACACATAGCACAGACAGAAAAAGATTTTGATTATTGGTATGAAAAGTTTTATGAGTTTATGGCTTCACTGAAATTTTTACCCAATACACCTACATTAGTTAACGCTGGAAACCCGCTTGGGCAATTATCTGCTTGCTTTGTTTTGCCTGTTGGGGACTCTATGGAAGAGATTTTTGAAGCTGTAAAGCAGACTGCTATTATACACAAAACAGGTGGTGGCACAGGATTTTCTTTTAGTAGGCTAAGACCAAAAGGCGAGGTGGTGCAGTCTACAAAAGGTGTAGCATCTGGGCCTGTATCATTTATGAAGGTGTTTGACTGTGCAACAGAATCGGTTAAGCAAGGCGGTGTAAGGCGCGGCGCTAATATGGGTATTTTAAGGGTGGATCATCCAGATATTATGGAGTTTATACATTGCAAAGAAAAAGAAGGCGAGATATCAAACTTTAATATAAGTGTAGCCATAACAGATGATTTTTTAGAGAAATTGGCAAATGATGAAGAGTATGATTTGATTAATCCGCATACCAAAAAAAGTGTAGGTAAACTAAAAGCATCACTTGTATGGGATGAAGTAGCCACCAATGCGTGGAAGAACGGCGAGCCCGGCCTTGTATTTATTGATAGAATAAACAGGCTGCACCAGATAAAAGGGGTTGAGATTGAGGCAACTAACCCATGCGGGGAACAGCCGCTTTTGCCTTATGAATCGTGTAATCTGGGTTCGATTAATTTATCAAAGTTTGTAAAAGATGGTGCGGTTGAGTGGGAAGACTTAAAAGAGACTGTGCATACTGCAGTAAGATTTTTAGACAATGTGATTGATGTAAATAATTATCCCATTGATCAGATAAAAAACGAGACGCTAAAGAATAGAAAAATCGGTCTTGGCATAATGGGTTTTGCAGATATGCTTGTGGACTTAAATGTAGCCTACAATAGCCAAGAAGGCATTAATATAGCAAGTAAGCTGATGGATTTTATACAAAGTCAAAGTCATATTGCATCAAGTGACTTAGCGCAAAAAAGAGGCTGCTTTCCTGCATGGGAGGAAAGCATTTACAAAGATCAGAATATTTTGATGCGCAATGCTACAACTACAACCATAGCGCCAACAGGCACAATATCTATGATAGCAGACTGTGCTTCTGGTATAGAACCATATTTTACACTTGCTTATCATAAACAGGTGCTTGATGGCAAGAAACTAAAGTATGTTAATGAGCGTTTGCTTGATAGATTACAATCAAGCGGCATTAATGTGGAGGATTTTTTAGAAGAGCTTATAGCAAATGGTGGCAGGCTCAAAGGCTTAAATGTACCCAAATCGCTTGAAGACTTAAACGAGGTTTTTGTAACCTCAATGGATATGGACTATACTGCCCACATTGATATGCAAGCGGCATTTCAAGCCTATACGGATAATGCAGTGTCAAAAACAATAAATATGCCAAACTCAGCTAGCGTAGATGATGTTAAACAGGCTTATTTGTATTCTATAAAGAAGGGTTTAAAAGGTTTAACTATCTACAGAGATGGCTCAAGAAATGTGCAGGTTTTGGTGTCTGCTTCCAATAAAAGCCAGTCTCAATCAATTAAGCGCGGCAACATTTTAAAAGGCATTACAGAAAAACTCAAAACTTCGCGTGGCAGCTTGTATGTGACGGTAAATACATTAGATGGAAAGCCTATCGAGGTTTTTGCCAATATTGGCAAATCAGGCGGTGATATATCGGCTTTATCTGAAGCTATAGGCAGGCTGATTTCAATTGCTTTGCAAAATGGTGTTGATGTAGAAAAGATTGTCGGTACGCTTATAAATATTACAGGCGCTCAGCCAATTTGGAATGAAGGTAGGCTAATTAAATCTGTGCCAGATGCCATTGCGCAAGTGCTAAAAGATCATTTTTTAGACAAAAAGGTTGAAAAAAATTACGAGGAGTGTCCTGAGTGCGGTGGCGTATTAGAAGAAGTAGAAGGCTGCGCCGTATGCAAAAACTGTGGGTATTCGAGGTGCAGTTAA
- a CDS encoding amidohydrolase family protein, producing the protein MLKLFDAIFHIIDYKFPVIENQGYLPPQFLPGDYLTLMSNYELLGGTVVSGSFQGFDTQYLVSALSVLGKNYVGVINYNPHYTDLDIINLDKLGVKAIRFNIKRGTKDTIDLIEYASKRVFDLVNWHSEIYIDSKNIPSIKDKLLKIPRLVIDHLGLSKEGFKNILSLVEKGAYVKASGFGRLDFDPIWAIKQIIAINENACVFGSDLPSTRAQRPFLLTDIDLINNNFDASQSKKIFYENALKLYKVNF; encoded by the coding sequence ATGCTAAAACTATTTGATGCTATATTTCATATTATTGATTACAAATTCCCAGTTATCGAAAATCAAGGCTACTTGCCGCCTCAATTTTTACCAGGAGATTATTTAACATTAATGTCTAACTATGAGTTGCTTGGCGGTACAGTAGTTTCTGGTTCGTTTCAGGGGTTTGATACACAGTATTTAGTGTCAGCGCTATCAGTTTTGGGCAAAAATTACGTAGGTGTGATAAATTACAACCCACACTACACGGATTTAGACATAATCAATTTAGATAAACTAGGCGTAAAAGCCATAAGATTTAATATCAAAAGGGGCACAAAAGACACGATAGATTTGATAGAGTACGCATCAAAACGCGTTTTTGATTTAGTCAACTGGCACAGCGAAATTTATATTGACTCAAAAAACATACCCAGCATAAAAGATAAATTGTTAAAAATCCCTCGCCTTGTGATAGATCATCTAGGTTTATCCAAAGAAGGTTTTAAGAATATATTGAGTTTGGTTGAAAAGGGAGCTTATGTAAAAGCAAGTGGTTTTGGCAGGCTTGATTTTGACCCCATCTGGGCTATTAAACAAATTATTGCAATAAATGAAAATGCATGCGTTTTTGGCAGCGACCTGCCATCTACAAGGGCGCAAAGGCCCTTTTTACTCACCGATATCGATCTTATAAATAATAATTTTGACGCATCACAAAGCAAAAAAATCTTCTATGAAAATGCTCTAAAGTTATATAAAGTTAATTTTTGA